Part of the Sciurus carolinensis chromosome Y unlocalized genomic scaffold, mSciCar1.2 scaffold_425_arrow_ctg1, whole genome shotgun sequence genome is shown below.
CATAGTCTCTTCAGCCTGCCCTCAGAGCATCTCACAGTTCAGATGTGCCAAGCTAAAATCTCAGACCCAGGGATCTTCCCCTGTCATCCAGCACCTTCACCCCCCACAGAGTGCCAGCCAGCTCTGTTGACGATTCCATTGCCTTCTGATCTTGCCCTGTGCTGTCACTTGATGCTAAATCAAACCATTCTTGTTTTTGCAGTTCTTCCCATGACCTATCTGGCTCCTGGGAACAGACGAACCTGCAGCGCACTTCTGACCACTTCAGCTCCCTGGGGAGCATGGACAGCCTGgaccacccctcccagccctctggaCGCCTCTCAGCTGCCAAGTCCAACAGCAGCATTGACCACCTGGGGGGCCACAGCAAGCGGGACTCAGCTtatggctcattttccaccaacTCTAGTACCCCTGACCATACCTTGCCCAAGGCCAATGCCTCCTCTGCAGAAAACATCCTGTACAAAGTCGGCCTCTGGGAGGCCTCCAGGCACAGCAGCCGGCAGGGCCAGGCCATGAGTGACCCTCAGGGCCCAGAGGAGCGGTCCATGTGTTTCCCACCCAGGGTCCCTAATGATAGTTGTAAAAGCCCCCGGCCAGAGGACAATGCTGAGCCTAAGCTGGCCACTTCTGGGAGATCCAATTTTGGGCCAGTCTGGTATGTTcctgacaagaaaaaaaactcttcctcccctccgcctcccccacctcctctgcGCAGTGATAGCTTTGCTGCCACCAAGAGCCATGAGAAGGTGCAGGGCCCTCCATTCTCAGAGGCGGCCACCACGCAGCACTTTACAGCCCTGACTCGGGCTCAACCCCGTAGTGACTGGAGACCAGAGAGGACTGATCGGCGAAGGCTGGTGTGTCCAAGCAGTGGCAAGGAAGCTGGAGGCCATGGCTACCCTTTGGAGGGCCACCCGGACTGTGGTTGGCTGTGCTTGGATGACAGGTCAGGCAGTTCCCCAGGAGCTCCAGACAGGCTGTCCAGCACAGAGATGCATTTCCGGCAACCTCACCCTGGGGGTCAGCATCTGCGCCAATGCAGTGACGAAAGCCCCAGGACCCCTGTGTCACCAAGGGAACTACAGCGGGTGGCCCTCTCTGGAGGTTGGCAGGAGCCTCCTGCCACACACCACCAGGATGACAGCTCCTCTCTGGGGAGGCGACCCAGTGCTGCCAACCAGAAGGTGGACAGTGGTGGGCTGAGCCACTATTACTGCGTGCCTGCCAGGCAGCCCCTGCAGGGAAGCACCCAGGTGACAAAGCTCCTAGGGGAGTATTGGCATTCAGATGCAGCCATGGGGACCCTGCAGTATGCTCCCACACACCCGATGGGCCAGAGCCCGCGATGCTACCTACCTCAGCATGAGCATGCTCTGGATGCCCAGGAGAGAGAGCAGTGTCCTCCACTGGATTCAGGGGCCGAAGGCTGCTGCTCAGGAACCCAGGAGGCTCCCAGAGCCAGCCATGCTGGGAAAGCCAGTCCCCAGAAGACAGCTGAGGGCTTCCAGTGGGCTGAGGGAGAGGGCGGCAGAATCTCTCGCCAGAGGACACCCATGCTGCACTCCCTGACCCAAGAGGGGTTGTGCCAGCCCGAGAATGGCCAGGATGGTGGCACTGAGAAGCTACCACCATTCGACGCCCAGGTGGGTAAGCCAACACGGAGAAGCGACCGATTTGCCACCACTCTGAGGAACGAGATCCAGATGCGCAGAGCCAAGCTGCAGAAAAGCAAGAGCACAGTGACGCTGGCTGGAGCCAGTGAGGCCGAGGACAGTGCCGGCAGCTGGGTGGCTGAGGCGGGTGGCACCCTAGAAGGTTCCTTCTCTAGCACCTATAAAGACCACCTGAAGGAGGCCCAAGCACGGGTCCTGAGGGCCACCTCCTTCAAGCGCCGGGATTTAGACCCCAACCCAGTGGACCAGTGTCCAGGGTCACTAGAGCACAGGACTGGGGACCATAGCACCTTATCCTCATTCCCTCGGGAGCCAGACTCCGTCCCCCACTTCTGGGAGGCAGGACTGGCCAAGCCACCCTCATCTGGGGGTGGCATGCAGCATGTTCCTCGCATTGGAGGCCGGAAACGATTCACGGCTGAGCAGAAACTGAAGTCGTACTCTGAACCAGAGAAAATGAACGAGGTGGGACTCTCAGAGAACTGCAGTCCTCACCAGCACCCCGGATCGCCCGAGGATACTGTGGGCACATTTGCTGACCGGTggaagttttttgaggaaacaagCAAGCCCCTCCTCCAGAGACCAGGTCAGAGACAAGCTCTTTACGGAGTCCTGAGGGAGAAAGTGGAGAGGCCGCGGACAGCCGGCCACAGGTATGATGGTGCAGACTCTGGGTTCCAGGTGAGGTCTCGTGCCACCTCCTTTGGAGAAATCCTCAGTGATCGCAGGGAGGTGGAAAGGTCAGGGAAACTGGACCCACCGCAGAGACTTGGAACCTTTGCAGAGTACCAAGCCTCTTGGAAGGAGCAGAGGAAGCCCTTGGAAGCCAAGAGTGCTGGGCGATATCACTCGGCAGATGACATTCTCGACGTGGGTTGGGACCAGCACCAGAGGCAACAGTATGTTCATGAAAGGTCCCGGTCATCACCGTCCACAGACCACTACACACAGGTAAGGATCCTGCCACAAGCCAGGTCCTAGTCTGCCCTGACTGTGACCTTGAGGCATTTATAGGACACACCCAGAATAGGATGGTCTGATATGGTTCTACTTGAGCCCGTTCTCTAGCATCTGGTTTACCAATGTTTCTAGTATCACTGCAGGTGAAAGGTACTTGGGGGCTAAATTGTCACCTGCATGGAAGTTTGCAAACCCACATCTTCTGCTCTTACCCTCCTTGTCCTAATCCCTTGCTTCACAGTCTTTCCCCTTAATTAGTTGTCCCACCTTCATGCTAAACAAAGAATCTGAGGAACTGGGCAGGGTTGTGGGGAGTGCTTTAGAAAATAGTAATGCACCCCTCTGAAATGAAAAGGGTTGTTTTATCTGAGGGCAGTGAAGTATTGCACTATTTTAAGTGACAGTTTTGATGTTGAGCATTAACTTCTATCTTTCTAGAAAACTacatactctttttttaaaatttgttttaattagttatacatgacagtagagtgcactttgatatatcgtgtgtaatggagtataatttcttattcttctggttatgCATggtgtagaatcccactggtcatataattatatatgtacacagggtaataatgtctgattcattctacacatATTCTTATTAGTACTTCAAAGTCCATaatctttccctctccctctccttcctcctctctctctgtccttctgtCTGCTTTTTCTGCTTATTCATctgcatttgtatttttcaaagaaaaatatggttGCAGTAATAgagtttcttttgtgtgtgtgtgttttacagtactggggattgatcccaggtatgctctacctctgagctacattgccaccctttcatattttattttgagacagactcttgttaagttgcccagtctggcctcaaacttggccaTCCttcggcctcagcctcccaggtagtgTGGGTTATaagcacatgccaccatgcccagccagatTCATTCACCTGTAAAAGAACCAGTGACGGCTTTAATGCATATGGTGTCCAGAATGTGCATGAAGTGAAAACTGCTCATTTTCTTTGTGGCCTCCTGGTGTTGAAAACCCATGCAGACACTGCGAGGGTTTTGTTTCTGCCACAGTGCTGCCTGGTTTTGCACTGTTCAGCATGACCTCTGGAAATTCTGTGCTTCCTTAGTCAGGAGTGAAGAATCCCAGTCTCGGACAAGTCTGCAGTGACTTGTGACCAACTGTCTTTTGTTTGATATCTTTTGGCCAGTTATGTCACATGGTTTCACAGTCTTCATGTAGGAGTTCTATTTCCTGTCCAGAAGAGGATGGTGGGGTCTTAGGTCAGTTGTCTCAATGAAACGCTTTGTAGAGCTGAATGGGCATGTCCTGTGGTTGGGTCTCCTTCTGAGACAACAGGCGATGTCATTGGCGTTGTGGGACAGGCATGCAGGGCGAACCCACAAATGAGGGGTTTCCTAATAACAGATGAGATTTCTTAGAGGAGAGTAGCCTGGTGACTGGGCGTCTGTCTCATGTGCTGCCTTTGCAGGAAGCGGCTGTCGAGCCGCGAAGGCAGTCAGAGGAGCCGGGTGGGCACCAAGAAGCACTTTCCTCCACAGTCTGTGCCGAGGAGGGCCATTCCACTGTAAGGTAGGTGAAATTTGGATTTGGGGTTGCTAAAAAGATGACTTGGGGACAGGTTTATTTATGGAGGGTGAATACTGGGCTGACATGACTAGCTGTCCGGTTTTTCTCAAACCCTAAGTGACTGCTAACTGTGGATGATTTCTGGCACCCGTGATATCCTGGAGTTCTAAGCTCTGCTCAACTCATGTGCCTCGCAGAGAGGCATTGCCATGGTGGCTTTTTGGTTCTTAAAATAGGAGCTGTCTTTTCTGTATAGTTAGATGCTTTATGGGGACAATATGTAAAGTCCAGTTGCACACACTTGAAACTTAGTGCTTTATACAGAAGACTGGACTGAAGGGACACTTTAACCAATCCTGCACACAGCTGTGTTTGTGGGCCAAGGTCTCAGAATTGCAGTTGCATCTAAGGATTCTCATTCAGAAAGGAGAAGAACAAGCCTTCCTAAATGAACTGATTTAATGCATTAATTTTGAGCTTTAAAATAGAAGTCAAGTAAGTTGGTGGCAGCAGGGTGTCAGTGTTGCCTGCATGATTTTAGGAAGTTGCACAGGCAGCTGTTTAGTTGTGGGAGGATGGAATTTGgattaaatacataatataattttgcCCTTCCTATGTGAATAGGACAGCAGAACAGAGTGTGCATCTTTGCAGAAGACGTGGTATAATCTTACTTTATAAGGGCTGATGGACGCATGGAAATAAGTATACAGATAGAGACCTGAGAGGATTTTCCTGTTGTCTTGGGAGTCTTGTATGATTGGTGCaatattcaaattaaattctGTCCTCAATCTCACAGTTCCTAAGTAGAAATAACCAGTTTAGATGTTTATTTTCAAGAACCTATGCGATGGGGTTTTATTACATTTGGCTTTAAACTGAATGCCATCAGCCTTATACAAAAGGATCCAATATTTACGAGACTCCGAGGTTACAGGATTAATACTGAGTGTGTGCCTGTGTAGGAAGCCCCTGCAATTACAGATCAGTCTGCGTGGCTAAAATGAACCCAGGGTAAGAGAAGCTGATGAATAATCCACCTACAGAACTTAGCAGTGTCTGAGAAGCACAATTACAGCTTTATTACTGTGGCTTCTGAGTGAATCACGTGCCCCCGCGCCAGCTGTGGTCTGTTTGCAAAGCTGGCTTCCAAGCTCTTCTGCAGTTGTGGGGCCAGCTGTGCGGTACATGGCTGGCAAGGGCTGTCGGCTGCCTCTGCACACACAGGCGCTTGCTCTGCTCCTGCACTCTGCTCCATGCCACGAGCACGTAAACTGCAGAGGTGGTTGGGTGTAGCTCCCCTGCTATGCATAGAGACTATCACAGCTAACAGTGATAATGTATGTATTATTTGTGTGCAAAGTGGCACTATCCATTCTGAAAGGGTCAGGAGGAAGCAAGGAGGGGccatgtgcttttttaaaatcatggcTGTGACTTCCAGCAGACTACATAAACACGCTTCAGAAATTAGTTCCAGAAGACTTCTGCTtttgagctacaaacccagca
Proteins encoded:
- the Shroom2 gene encoding protein Shroom2 isoform X2, coding for MSPSSLQGKIEEGSKAAAVDKLLAGDEIVGINDIGLSGFRQEAICLVKGSHKTLKLVVKRRSELSWRPHSWHATKFSDGHPEPVSSQFAAASGCPSWHSRHHASSSHDLSGSWEQTNLQRTSDHFSSLGSMDSLDHPSQPSGRLSAAKSNSSIDHLGGHSKRDSAYGSFSTNSSTPDHTLPKANASSAENILYKVGLWEASRHSSRQGQAMSDPQGPEERSMCFPPRVPNDSCKSPRPEDNAEPKLATSGRSNFGPVWYVPDKKKNSSSPPPPPPPLRSDSFAATKSHEKVQGPPFSEAATTQHFTALTRAQPRSDWRPERTDRRRLVCPSSGKEAGGHGYPLEGHPDCGWLCLDDRSGSSPGAPDRLSSTEMHFRQPHPGGQHLRQCSDESPRTPVSPRELQRVALSGGWQEPPATHHQDDSSSLGRRPSAANQKVDSGGLSHYYCVPARQPLQGSTQVTKLLGEYWHSDAAMGTLQYAPTHPMGQSPRCYLPQHEHALDAQEREQCPPLDSGAEGCCSGTQEAPRASHAGKASPQKTAEGFQWAEGEGGRISRQRTPMLHSLTQEGLCQPENGQDGGTEKLPPFDAQVGKPTRRSDRFATTLRNEIQMRRAKLQKSKSTVTLAGASEAEDSAGSWVAEAGGTLEGSFSSTYKDHLKEAQARVLRATSFKRRDLDPNPVDQCPGSLEHRTGDHSTLSSFPREPDSVPHFWEAGLAKPPSSGGGMQHVPRIGGRKRFTAEQKLKSYSEPEKMNEVGLSENCSPHQHPGSPEDTVGTFADRWKFFEETSKPLLQRPGQRQALYGVLREKVERPRTAGHRYDGADSGFQVRSRATSFGEILSDRREVERSGKLDPPQRLGTFAEYQASWKEQRKPLEAKSAGRYHSADDILDVGWDQHQRQQYVHERSRSSPSTDHYTQEAAVEPRRQSEEPGGHQEALSSTVCAEEGHSTVRQADAQCPAVSSGAPQDPSNQNPQTPSTLSESSHTSEAPELPLEGRGRAGTLPRDYRYSEENTQADSGPQTQGAPSPPHAQGQHLWPVSTTALPKKPAPQRPPPPKREPRKYSAPADTQLAAPGRPFPTPSPVSLEACVTHEPLSHSPSVFSSTQPQDTPKATTHECDSQHVNEDTSCPRPEALPTSKFQHLQASAMETSRSPSPQFAPQKLTDKPPLLIQDENPTRIERVMDNNTTVKMVPIKIVHSESQPEKESRQSLARPAELPVLPSGLERDQIKTLSTSEQCYSRFCVYTRHGAETEAPHKTHSLEPQTPSTPAPPAKDGCASPPVLSYMKTKEKTVEDLKSEELAREIVGKDKSLADILDPSVKIKTTMDLMEGIFPKDEHLLEEAQQRRKLLPKIPSPRTTEEKKEEPSVPAAVSLATNSTYYSTSAPKAELLIKMKDLQEQQEPEEYSGSDLDHDLSVKKELIDSISRKLQVLREARESLLEDIQANNALGDEVEAIAKDVCKPNEFDKFRMFIGDLDKVVNLLLSLSGRLARVENALNNLDDSPSPGDRQSLLEKQRVLIQQHEDAKELKENLDRRERIVFDILAAYLSEDSLADYAHFVKMKSALIIEQRELEDKIHLGEEQLKCLFDSLQPERGK
- the Shroom2 gene encoding protein Shroom2 isoform X1 — translated: MSPSSLQGKIEEGSKAAAVDKLLAGDEIVGINDIGLSGFRQEAICLVKGSHKTLKLVVKRRSELSWRPHSWHATKFSDGHPEPVSSQFAAASGCPSWHSRHHASSSHDLSGSWEQTNLQRTSDHFSSLGSMDSLDHPSQPSGRLSAAKSNSSIDHLGGHSKRDSAYGSFSTNSSTPDHTLPKANASSAENILYKVGLWEASRHSSRQGQAMSDPQGPEERSMCFPPRVPNDSCKSPRPEDNAEPKLATSGRSNFGPVWYVPDKKKNSSSPPPPPPPLRSDSFAATKSHEKVQGPPFSEAATTQHFTALTRAQPRSDWRPERTDRRRLVCPSSGKEAGGHGYPLEGHPDCGWLCLDDRSGSSPGAPDRLSSTEMHFRQPHPGGQHLRQCSDESPRTPVSPRELQRVALSGGWQEPPATHHQDDSSSLGRRPSAANQKVDSGGLSHYYCVPARQPLQGSTQVTKLLGEYWHSDAAMGTLQYAPTHPMGQSPRCYLPQHEHALDAQEREQCPPLDSGAEGCCSGTQEAPRASHAGKASPQKTAEGFQWAEGEGGRISRQRTPMLHSLTQEGLCQPENGQDGGTEKLPPFDAQVGKPTRRSDRFATTLRNEIQMRRAKLQKSKSTVTLAGASEAEDSAGSWVAEAGGTLEGSFSSTYKDHLKEAQARVLRATSFKRRDLDPNPVDQCPGSLEHRTGDHSTLSSFPREPDSVPHFWEAGLAKPPSSGGGMQHVPRIGGRKRFTAEQKLKSYSEPEKMNEVGLSENCSPHQHPGSPEDTVGTFADRWKFFEETSKPLLQRPGQRQALYGVLREKVERPRTAGHRYDGADSGFQVRSRATSFGEILSDRREVERSGKLDPPQRLGTFAEYQASWKEQRKPLEAKSAGRYHSADDILDVGWDQHQRQQYVHERSRSSPSTDHYTQEAAVEPRRQSEEPGGHQEALSSTVCAEEGHSTVRQADAQCPAVSSGAPQDPSNQNPQTPSTLSESSHTSEAPELPLEGRGRAGTLPRDYRYSEENTQADSGPQTQGAPSPPHAQGQHLWPVSTTALPKKPAPQRPPPPKREPRKYSAPADTQLAAPGRPFPTPSPVSLEACVTHEPLSHSPSVFSSTQPQDTPKATTHECDSQHVNEDTSCPRPEALPTSKFQHLQASAMETSRSPSPQFAPQKLTDKPPLLIQDENPTRIERVMDNNTTVKMVPIKIVHSESQPEKESRQSLARPAELPVLPSGLERDQIKTLSTSEQCYSRFCVYTRHGAETEAPHKTHSLEPQTPSTPAPPAKDGCASPPVLSYMKTKEKTVEDLKSEELAREIVGKDKSLADILDPSVKIKTTMDLMEGIFPKDEHLLEEAQQRRKLLPKIPSPRTTEEKKEEPSVPAAVSLATNSTYYSTSAPKAELLIKMKDLQEQQEPEEYSGSDLDHDLSVKKQELIDSISRKLQVLREARESLLEDIQANNALGDEVEAIAKDVCKPNEFDKFRMFIGDLDKVVNLLLSLSGRLARVENALNNLDDSPSPGDRQSLLEKQRVLIQQHEDAKELKENLDRRERIVFDILAAYLSEDSLADYAHFVKMKSALIIEQRELEDKIHLGEEQLKCLFDSLQPERGK